A single window of Acanthopagrus latus isolate v.2019 chromosome 1, fAcaLat1.1, whole genome shotgun sequence DNA harbors:
- the LOC119027570 gene encoding suppressor of cytokine signaling 1-like isoform X2, with translation MVRDNLDRTVVQSQKQNGAAETQNQSPEEPAEPERTQRPKRVNPESKEPTKSRLDLLFWNKLNLEDEPESWRRPVTGADADSLPTHLRPFSSAAEYKLVRHTYLQLQQSGYYWGSMTMEEAHEILSIAPLGTFLISGQPDVFFTLSYQSDDGPTSVRVQLNNLLFSLYGSHRTFPSLFALLTFYTGSSCKLTAPYRRQRPEHLKQMCRRALVRAYGAEKTSTLPGLSNQIKDYVHAYPHCI, from the exons ATGGTCAGAGACAATCTTGATCGAACAGTAGTTCAGAGCCAGAAACAGAACGGTGCAGCTGAGACACAGAACCAAAGCCCAGAAGAACCTGCAGAACCTGAACGAACACAGCGACCAAAGAGAGTTAACCCAGAGAGCAAAGAGCCGACGAAGAGCCGGCTGGATTTACTGTTCTGGAACAAACTCAACTTAGAAGATGAGCCTGAATCCTGGCGCCGG CCAGTGACCGGCGCTGATGCCGACAGCTTGCCCACACACCTCCGTCCATTCAGCAGCGCGGCGGAGTACAAACTAGTCAGGCACACTtacctgcagctccagcaaagTGGTTACTACTGGGGATCGATGACGATGGAGGAGGCACATGAAATACTCTCCATCGCACCACTGGGCACCTTCCTCATCAG CGGTCAGCCGGACGTCTTCTTCACTCTGAGCTACCAGAGCGACGACGGCCCGACCAGCGTTCGTGTGCAGCTGAACAACCTGCTCTTCAGCCTGTACGGCAGCCACAGGACTTTTCCCTCACTCTTCGCTCTGCTCACGTTTTACACCGGCTCGTCCTGCAAGCTGACAGCGCCATATCGCAGGCAGCGTCCGGAGCACCTGAAGCAGATGTGCAGGAGGGCTCTCGTGCGAGCGTACGGAGCGGAAAAAACAAGCACCTTACCTGGACTCAGCAATCAAATCAAAGACTATGTTCACGCGTACCCTCATTGTATATAG
- the LOC119027570 gene encoding suppressor of cytokine signaling 1-like isoform X1: MVRDNLDRTVVQSQKQNGAAETQNQSPEEPAEPERTQRPKRVNPESKEPTKSRLDLLFWNKLNLEDEPESWRRPVTGADADSLPTHLRPFSSAAEYKLVRHTYLQLQQSGYYWGSMTMEEAHEILSIAPLGTFLIRDSGQPDVFFTLSYQSDDGPTSVRVQLNNLLFSLYGSHRTFPSLFALLTFYTGSSCKLTAPYRRQRPEHLKQMCRRALVRAYGAEKTSTLPGLSNQIKDYVHAYPHCI; this comes from the exons ATGGTCAGAGACAATCTTGATCGAACAGTAGTTCAGAGCCAGAAACAGAACGGTGCAGCTGAGACACAGAACCAAAGCCCAGAAGAACCTGCAGAACCTGAACGAACACAGCGACCAAAGAGAGTTAACCCAGAGAGCAAAGAGCCGACGAAGAGCCGGCTGGATTTACTGTTCTGGAACAAACTCAACTTAGAAGATGAGCCTGAATCCTGGCGCCGG CCAGTGACCGGCGCTGATGCCGACAGCTTGCCCACACACCTCCGTCCATTCAGCAGCGCGGCGGAGTACAAACTAGTCAGGCACACTtacctgcagctccagcaaagTGGTTACTACTGGGGATCGATGACGATGGAGGAGGCACATGAAATACTCTCCATCGCACCACTGGGCACCTTCCTCATCAG AGACAGCGGTCAGCCGGACGTCTTCTTCACTCTGAGCTACCAGAGCGACGACGGCCCGACCAGCGTTCGTGTGCAGCTGAACAACCTGCTCTTCAGCCTGTACGGCAGCCACAGGACTTTTCCCTCACTCTTCGCTCTGCTCACGTTTTACACCGGCTCGTCCTGCAAGCTGACAGCGCCATATCGCAGGCAGCGTCCGGAGCACCTGAAGCAGATGTGCAGGAGGGCTCTCGTGCGAGCGTACGGAGCGGAAAAAACAAGCACCTTACCTGGACTCAGCAATCAAATCAAAGACTATGTTCACGCGTACCCTCATTGTATATAG